In [Phormidium] sp. ETS-05, the genomic window GGCGGTACTAACTCTAAAACTGCCGCTTTTCTGGCACTGTATTTTATTCCCACCGACGGCGGCACATCTTTGAGGGCATCTCTCAGGGTTAAAATTTTCGGCGATGGTTGAGGGTAAAAAAACCGCATTCCCGGACGAGTCCCCACAATAATCACACGTTCCCGCTTCTGCGGCACATCATAATTAACGGCATTCAGCAGCCGATATTGCACTTGATAACCCAGAGACTCCAAAACCGTTAAAATAATTTGGAGAGTTTCCCCTTTTTGATGACTAATTAAACCCCGCACATTTTCCGCTAAAAACATTTTCGGTTGCACTTCTGCCACACATCGCGCAAATTCATAAAATAATGTGCCCCGGGTATCCTCCAAACCTAAACTTTTGCCCGCGTAGCTGAATGCCTGACAGGGAAAACCGCCCGTCACCACTTCTGCACTCATTCCGGCAAAAGAAATATTTCTAATATCGCCGTGTAGGACGTTCCATTGGGGACGATTTCGCCGCAGGGTTGCCACAGCATCGCGGTCAATTTCCACTAATGCTGTAGCTTTTAATCCCGCTTTTTCCAATCCCAGCGCCAAACCACCCGCCCCGGCAAATAGTTCTATAACTGTCCCTACTTCGGGATTTTCAAATAAACTAAGCTGAGTCAACTTTGGATTCCCCATATTAGCATTAACGGGAACGCTTGAATAATTGATACCCTTTGATAATTTCTATGTAATCACTTAATTGACGATTGGACAAGCATTAGTTTATATAATTTAAAGTCATTTTTTTATAAAAATAGATTATCTTCATAAAAATGGCCGTTAGGACAAGGCATTGCCGTGTCCCCAGGGAGCCACAGATTAATTTAACATTAATTTAATTGTTGTAGCTGCTGCTGTAAATCTTCCCGGAGGCGGGCACAGGCGGAATCTTCATCTACTTGGGAGAGAATATCCCGAATTACAGAATCAGGACCGAGAGAACCCCAAGTACAGCCATTTTCTAAGTATAATTGGGCGGCTTGACCGACGCGGAGGGTGCCATAACCGGCGAGGGTAGCTTGGGTGATCGCGGCGCCAGCATAAGCGGAAAAACCCGCACCATCTCCCGTCACACCCCCGACCGCCGCCGCACTTTTACCCATTCCCAACATCACACCGCTGAGAATCTCGCTCAACAACAAACCCCCACCACTAAATAAAATCTGTTGCCACAATTTCCCCGCCTCATATCCCGTCATGGGCAACCCATACAACCGCGCCAAAGCGCGAATTAAGGCTAAATCTGTCACCACCCCGCCCAGCAAATCTAACACGGCGATCGGATTAACCGCCACCGCCAAACCTTTATAACGAGCAAACTGCCAAATCAGCTTTTCCGCTTCCGTTTGCCGTCCTTGAATCGTCAGATTAGCGATTTTCGCTTCTGCATCGCGCACTTGCGTCAGTGCATTAAGAGCAATTAGCGCTAACCCCTCTTGGGTCACAATTTCCAGGATTTTTAAGAGTAATTCCTCAATTTGTGGCGGTGGAGTTTCCCATTCATAACTGACTCTCCCATCGGGCAATTCCACTCGCACTTGCACCGGAGCCGGTTCTGCCGCTACCATCACAATATCCTGAGCTGATAATAACCTTTGCACCCCCATCCCACCCAGATTTTGTAACTGCCGATAAATTGCTTGGCGGTCTTGTTCCGGGTAAAGGTCGATTTTATTAAAAGCTAAAATTATCGGTTTTTGCGCTTGGCGTAATTCTACCAACGCCTCATATTCCGTGCGGGTGATATCTCCCGCCACGACAAATAAAATTAAGTCGGCTTGTGCGGCGACTTCCCGCGCCATCTGCGATCGGGCCTGACCCTCCACCTCATCCAATCCTGGCGTATCAATCAACTCTACTACCAGGTGATTCACCTTCTCCCCCGAAGCCAATTGGGGCACCCACTGCACCGATCGCGGCCATTGCGTCACCCCATGAATCGGACCAGTAGGCAAAATTTTCTGCCCCAGCAAAGCATTCACCACCGCCGACTTACCCCGGCTCACCAACCCAAAAGCCGCAATTCTAATTATCGGCTCCTCGAGCTTCTTTAAATTCGCCCCCATCCGCTCCAACTGAGTCATCAACGCCGCCAACTGTTTCACATCACCAGACTGATGCGCTGGTCGCCGCAGCCGCGAATACCAAGACATGGCCTGCCGGATGCTCGAGCGTGCCCGGTTAATATGAATTTCTTGCCTTTTGTCACAAGGCAATTTGTCCTTTGTCATTTGTCCTTTGTCATTTGTCATTTGTACTTTGTCATTTGTCCTTTGTCCTTTAATAATTATCAATTATCAATTATCAATTGTCAATTGTCAATTATCAATTGGGATCAGACGACCCAAGGCTTTAGGGACAAAAGACTGCAGGAAATCCAACCGCCGATTTTGCTCAAATACCTGTTTAATCGCCTGACTAAGTAACTCCAAATTCCCCCCGGATATTTGGGCGCCAGCATCCCCGGCTTGAAAACATTCAATCAAGCTCAAACCCGCCAACCGCGTCAAGTAGGCGGCGCTGATACCCTGCACCACACCCCCAGCAATGTAGGTAATACTGTTGCTTTTGAGGATAGCGGTGATGGTTTGCGTGGATAATTCCACTAAACCCAGTTTCACCATTTGTTCGGCGAGAGTCGCCGCCACGGTTTGACCTTGCGCCAGAGATAATTTTTGCTGGTAGATACTACCCAAATCTAAAACTAATTGTCCAGTAATCGCACCAGTGGCTAGGAGGTCTAAAGCTGGAACCGGGTTAGCAAAAGCTGCCCCAGCGGCTATCCACTGATAGCGCTCAATGATGGGGAGGGCGATTTCTCGGCGGATGGCGTTTAAGGTGGTTTGGCTGCGCTGATGTAAGTTCCGAGCAGTACGCCAGGTACTGCCTAAAATTAGGTTCTGCTTTTCTGTGGCGAGGATATGGCTGAGGCGTTCTGTTAGCTGGCTAATATCTGGGGCGGGTTGTTCTATGCTTTCCTGTATAGAACCGTCGGTTTGATGTTGGCGAACTTTCAGTTTTTGGGGAGCGGCGCTAATGACTAGGAGATTTTGCGGGTCGATCGTCCCTTCTAGCCAACTGCGCACCTGTTGCCAAACTACGGGTTTTTGCGCTTCAGAATATTGGTCATACTTGTTCCACACCACTAGAGTTTTAACCGACCCAGCAGACAACTGCTGCAGGGCTTCATATTCCGGTTTTGTCAAGTCTCCGGTGATGACAAAAATCACTAAATCGGATTCTACTATCCCCTCTGGTAAGAGTAGATTTGTCGGTTGGGTTGAGGGACGTTCCCCAACTATCCCCTCTGGTAAGAGTGGATTTGTCGGTTGGGTTGAGGGACGTTCCCCAACAAAGTCAGTAAATAAGGCTGGGGTTTCGGTCCAAGTCGCATTGATTGGCCCGCCAACATCTGCCAAAAGTTGCCGCAGAGCCGTTTTACCCACTCCTTTACCGCCAGTGATGGTGATGCGCAGTTGCTCCCGGTCCATGTCTGGGCGCAGATTGGCCAATAGACCGCGCAACTTTTCGGTTTCCGGGTGGTCTGGGGCCACTGTGGTTAAGGTGCTGACGGTAATTGCTGCAGCCGCGATCGCTTTAACCACGGTTTCTCTGTCTGTGGGGGGTTGTGGCGTCGCGGTGGGAATGGAGGGAGTCCGCTTCCCCAGCCACCAGATACCTGCACCAGCGGCGATCGCCCCTACTACCCCCACTTCTCCCACCTGTGCCAAAGAATCTCCCAAACTATCCAACAGCCACAGGCTCAGGGATAGACCTATTCCGCCGATTAAAATCGGTTTGCGCAATTTTATCGCCATCGGTTTTCCTTCCTGCTACCAACCACTGCCGCCCGCTTGAATCCCAATGATTCTATTTTATGCCGTGGCGTGCCCGATCGTTGTGCCAAACTCCCCTGGGATGGTAATGCCATCCCCTCTTGGCCATAAATGCACAGTTGAGGCAATTTGTCAAGCCTAAAATTTTGCATAAAAAAAGAAGTCCTACAGGATGCAGTAGGACTTCTTTTTTTTAATTTGGTGGCGGGAGGCGGATTTGAACCACCGACCTTCGGGTTATGAGCCCGACGAGCTACCAGACTGCTCTATCCCGCGTTGATGTATATAACATAACACCACCTTTGCCAACCTGTCAACCCCTAATGCCAAATTTTTTTAAATTAATTTTTTTAGGGGGACGCGATCGGCTCGGACGCTACTGCGGTAAAGGTTTCCCCTCGCCCCCTATCTCCCAGAAATCAAAGGGTGCTAGCACATAAACATATCGCCGACCACATCCAGGCGGTTGAATTCGGTGATCGTGATGAATTTTTCCGAGAGGGTTTCGGCGATCGAGGGTGCAATCCAGCCCATTTGTTTGAGCAAATGGATAGCCACAGCGGACTTAGCACGCTTTGCCCCATCCATCACCTTAATCGCCAAACCCAGACCTTCACCCACCCGACCAATGCACTGAATGCCCTCAGCGCCAGATTTACTCACCAGTTCACCCGCTGTCAGGCGCATCAATTCCGTATCGAATTCCCCTTCTCCCGCCACCAGATGCGGATGGTAAGTCATAGCGCGGACGATGCGCTCCATATCCACATTGTCACCCGAAGCCAATCGGGCGTACAAACTGGCCATTTGAGCGAGCTGCAATAAATAGGTAGGGGCGCCACAGTCATCGCGAGCGCCGATAAACTCTTCAGCAGGCATCCGCAGTAATTCCGCCACCTTGCCCAAAATCAGGCGCTGCACCGGGTGAGTGCGCTGTAAATAGGTATTTAGGGGCCAGTTGCATTGCTTGGAAACGGCCAACATCCCCGCATGCTTACCAGAGCAGCCGTGTTGTAGCCCACTTTGCTTGCCTTTAGGAGTGGGGCACTGGAGGGCTGAGGGGTCCACATCGGCGCGCCACAGGATATTGAATACCTGACGAGCTTGCTCGATGTTGCCCTTGTGGGAGCTACAAATAATCGCTAAATCCCGATCGCTCAATTCGTAGCGATCGAGAGTACCCGTACTGGTGACGGCCAGAGCTTGGAAAGGTTTGAGGGAAGAGCGCACGAAAGATGCGGTTTCCGGGTTGCCAGCAGCACACATCAGGCGGCCACGGTTGTCGCACACCACCGCTTGCACGGTATGCTTAGATTCGATAATGCCTTCGCGCAACAGTTGGACTTCTATCGCTGCGGATTGAGTTTTTTTTGCCATCTAATTCGGTAATCAGTTTCCGGGGAAAGCTATTGTGACGCGGCTGTGAAGGCCGCATCCAGATTCGCTGGGACTAAAATTCAGAGCCTAATTCAGATAAACCGGCGGCTTATAGGAAATACCAACCGATACCACCGGCGAGCAACACCAGGAGGATTCCTCCCAAAGTGAGGCGAAGGCGGCGACGGATGGGCTGAATTTGATAGGTGACGATGAGCTGGTCCCGCTGGAGGATTTCCGGGGTTTTCGTCCAGGAGCAGCCATCATACCACCCAGATTCTTCATAGAATACGGTAGGACGGGCGAGGCGATCGAGTACATACTCCCAGCCGAGGTAGAGTTTTAGCACCACCAATGCCAGGAACAAACAAGCCCCACCACTACCACTGAGGGCAAACTGGAGCGGATATTTTCCTAGTGGAAAACTGGCAGCGGCGATCGGGCCGGTGACTAGCCAGCTCAGGCACCAAATTACCACCATTGGCCGCAGATACCCCCACCAGTTCCGGGTTGCCCAGCTAAAAAACCAGGATTCTTTTAGTTGGAGGTACTCATTGATAGGTTGCTGCTCAGTGGGTACTGGGCAACCAGAAGCGTCCCTAATTTCCAAAATCTTCCCCCGGAGTTGATGAACTATGAATGTGGTGCCCCTTCAGAGGGACGGGCGATTAAGGTCGGACCAGGCGTATTGGCGTAAGAAATCCGTTCGGCGTGACTCCAGAACGCCTCGAGATTGTAATACTCCCGTTCCTTGGGGGTGAGAATATGGACGATCGCATCGCCATAATCCTGAACCCACCAAGTACCGCTGTTTTGCCCTTCTTGGCGCAGTGGCAGGCGGTGAAACTCGCTCTCTACTTTCGCTTCGATCGCTTGGGCGATGGCTCTGACCTGGGCCTTAGAAAACCCGGTGACAATCACAAAGTAGTCCGCCAGGTAAGATACATCTGCCACCCGAATCACCACAATATCACCGCCTTTGCGGTCATCCGCCGCCAAAGCGATCGTCTCTGCCAGCTTTCTACTGTCATTGACATCGCCTTTGCCGCTCCCTGCTTGCTTCCGGGTTATGGCCTGATGCCCATTCAACTTTTCTGATTTTTCTACCATTCAATCTCCCATTCGCTGTTTAAAGAGAAACCGGGTTTCTTGAGTCACATCTGGCAGTAGCAGAAAATCTGGATACCCAAACCGGTTTCTTAGTTTGCCTACCGCTATTATCAAAGGAGGTTTTAGAACTTATCTTAGCATCCGTTGGAAAAGCCGTTCTATTGAGGAGGCAATAAATGCTCCGGCTTCTTTGGCAGCGTGTCAAGCGCATCGTGCAACTATTGTGGCAGCACCTGCGTGGATGGCTGCATCCAGAACCAAACCCCAGTTTCGAGGCCCCGCCATTGGCCGACTCAGATGTAGAATACCTTTTTGAAACACTTCTTTCTGGGGTGAGCAATGGTTGGAACCAGTCCCAAGTCTTGCAGTGGCTGCGGAAACAGGAATATCGCATCACCGAAAGCCAGTGGCTCGCTTGGCTCGATCGCTATCGCCTCTCCTACACCCCCACCCCAGAAATGCAGCAACGCCTGCTCCGCCTTGGTCAGCTTGGCTGTGGTCAGATTTCCCAAATTGCTGCTGAATTGGCTAATATCGAACCGATTCGCGATCGTTCTGAACCATTCCGCCGCGAGGACGGTTCTAGCTTAGCCGTCACCATCTCACCTGCCAACACCCTTCCCCTCAATTACCCTAACTCCTTCGTGTCATTGCCAGAAGATGCGCTGATTTCAGGGGAGGAAGAACAACAATATCTGGATTTCCTCGCTGAGCTGCAAGGTGCCATCAAACAGGACCCGGATAACTATCAACTTTGGTCCGCTCTTGGCGAGTTGATGGGCATCTTGGAACGAGACGAGGAGGCCCTCGCGGCATTCGATCGGGCTGTTGCCATCGAACCGACGATCGCCTCCACCTGGTACAACCGAGGCAATGCCCTCTACAATATGAGCCGCTATGGTGAAGCCGTCACATCCTACACCAAAGCATTAGAACTGCAACCGGACTACCCCGAAGCTGAAATCAACCGCCGCAGTGCCCAAACTCTAGCGATGCCATAAATAGTCATTTGTCATTTGTCATTTGTCATTTGTCATTTGTCATTTGTCATTTGTCATTTGTCCCCCCGTCTCCCCGTCCCCGTCCCCCCCCGTCCCCCCGTCTCCTGGTCCCCCCTTTCAAAGGGGTGTAGGTGTGATTGTTATTTGTTGTTTGTTACTGGTTATTTGTTACTTATTACCAAATGACAAAGGACAAATGACAAATGACAACGGACAAATCACTAATAGTGTTTTCATTATGCTTCAATTAAGCCATTTACTACCATACCTCAAAAATGTGGAACTGGAAATTTAAGTAATTTAGGCTGTCAAGATCAGAGAAAAGCCAAAGATTTGCTTAAGAACCAAAGGAAAATCTAATGGATATGATAAATAGTGAACCACTGAAAACCTAAAAAATACTGACTTAGGGAGAGTCAGATTTGCAAATGGTTGAGCAATAAAACTTATAATGGGCGGTAATTAAATGTCTAACTATGATAAAATTATTCAAATATACACCGACGGTGCCTGTTCAGGAAATCCGGGGAATGGTGGTTGGGGGGTGGTAGTTTGCTATGATGACGGAACCATAGAAGAGCTGGGAGGAACGGAACGAGAAACGACGAACAACCGGATGGAGATGCAAGCGGCGATCGCCGCACTGGAGTTTTTCCGCACCAGGGCACAAACAGAACCGATTACCCTGCTCACCGACAGCGAATACCTGGAAAAAGGTATCACCCAGTGGATTCATGGATGGAAAAAGAAAGGTTGGAAGACCGCCAGCGGCAACCCAGTGCTAAACCAAGACCTGTGGCAGCAACTAGACGCCCTCAACAGTGTTAAGGTAAAATGGCAGCACGTAAAAGCCCACGCAGGCAATACATACAACGAAAGGTGTGATACAATTGCCCGCGCCTTTTCTCTGGGAAAAATGCCCAAATTACAACAAAATTCAGCCCGGTTCGCAGTCAGCGCGGCGAACACTGTAGAATATTCCCAAAACAGTGAAATTATGGCAGCCAATTCTGATATGGATATCAATGCCCACGCTCCAGGTGATGCTCTCGATACCTTGCCGAGAGAAACCAGGGTGAATCAATTGCAAAACTTGATAGAAACCCTGCACATTGCCGATGAAATCGCCACTAAAGGCTATTTGATCACCAGTTCCGAACTGGCGGACTTGATGGATGTCAACGCTAGTGCTGTCACCAGTCGGGGCGACCACTGGCCTTGGCGCAACTGGATTGTATCGCGGGTGCGGCGGGAAGGCAACCAAATCTTGTGGCAGTTGGAAAGAGTGGATTTAATCAGCGCCACAGAGAGCGAAGAGTATTGATTTGCCCAACTCTGGATCGGAGTGGGGAGAAACAAATCATCTCGCTTCTCCTGCCTCCAGAGTCAGTTCTTGGTTTTTAACTCATACTGGCGTCCTCGCCACTGGGTGGGGCGGCGGATGGTAGAGAGCAATATTCTCACCCAAGCGAGGGAGTCGGCGAGGGGGGATAGCCAGAAGCTCCAAGAGGCGGGAAAGCTGGGGAGTTGGTAGGAGGGGACGATCGCCCAATTCAGGGCAAACCGCACCGCCACCAAAAACAAGTTCAACCCCAACGCCACCTGCATAAATGGTGCAGACCCACCAAACGCCCCTAGAGACAGGAGCAAAATCACTGCCATCGGTAGGGGCAACCCCTGAACCGCCAGCAGCAAGCACAAATCGCCCCAAAGCTGGGCGGGAGAGGAAGCATCTTGAAGGTCCAGACTGCGCCCCCACTCCCGCCAGGTTTCGGCGGCTCCCTCATACATCCGCACTCTTACCAGCTTCGCCCCATCCCAAAAGCCGACTTTATAACCCCGCTGGGCTATATGGCGGGCTAACGTCACGTCATCACAAAAGGACTCACGGGCAACGGTGTAACCACCCACTGCCTCCAAAACCGATCGGCGACAGAGAAAACATTGGCCATTGGCCATCACCCTTTCATTACCAGGGTTTGTCCCCGTCGGACCGAAGCGGTAAACCAAAGTCATTAATAAAGAAGGTTGCAGCCACATTTCCCCCGGAGTTTTGAGGATAAATTGGGGCGATAGAGACACCAAATCATATCCAGCCGCAGCCGATCGAGCAACAGTAGCAGCCAGAGCCGGATGGGGATAAGTATCCGCATCAATCCCCAAAATCCACTCACTCGCCGCACTGCTGTGCAAAAACCCCGCCTGCAAGGCCCAAGGACGCCCCACCCATCCCGGCGGCAAAGGGTCATCCTCTATCAAACGGAAACGGGGGTCTTTTGCGGCGGCTTGTCGCACCAAATCCGGTGTACCGTCAGTAGAGCGACTATCCACCACAATCATTTCCCGCACTTCATAGCTTTGTTTCGTCAGACCCGCCAAACATGGACCGAGGCGCTGCGCCTCATTCAGGGTGGGCACCACAATGCTGATGGTGCCCAATTGGTCTGGGGTCGCCGGTTGCGGTTCCAGGGGCGGACGCCGGGAGGGTCCTTTTATCAACCGCGACAGGAGAATTATGGAAAATGGCACCTGAAACAATAGCAGCCCCAGGGCCAATTCATTAAACATTGTTGCCGTCACTTTCAGCTAATTAGCCTAAATTTTCCACCATTTACACTAACAATAAATAATTAACAATTGAGAATTAATCCAGTTTTGTCACTTGTCCCTTGTGCTTTGTCCCTAGTCCGCTTGACAAATGACAAATGACAAAGGACAAATGACAAAGGACTAATGACTAATGACAATCAATTGTTAATTACAGCACTTTGTCAAACCATCTGGTTTTATTAAAGCCCCTCTCCCCCTGAGCTTTGCCGTTGGGCTGGGATCCGGGTTTGGGGTGAGGGCTTTAGCCAGATAGAGAGGCAAACTGCTGTATTGAGCTAAGATGCCAGCCCGGACGAGGCTTTGGGGTGGGGAGTAGCAGCTTCTTCGTCTAACGGCATCTCGGTGGCTGGTGCGGGAGATGCCATATTCCAGAGAATTATTGCCGGTCCCATGCCTAAAACAATCCCCAGCAGCACAGGAATCCAAAGGCCAGCCGCCAAGCTCATTACGGCAGAAAAAATGAAGTTGCTGGCATAAACCACCAGAGGGAAACCCATTTCCCCTCGGGTCATGGCTAGAGGTTGTTTTGGCCAGAGTAGAGCTGCCACAGTCATAAATAGGGCGCCAGTACCCATCCAACCAGCAAAGTTTTGGTAGGGCATACCAAAGAAGGCTCCCGGTTGCAGCCACTCCCAGAAGGGAATATCGGTCTGGCTCATCGCCGGGTCGAGAACGAAGTCCCAGGAAGTCAGCAGTAAGGCTCCGAGAACAATCGCGCCTAGGTGTCGGCCCCAAGCTGGTAGCTTGGTGGTTTCCAACCCGTTTCGAGCCAGAAGGTAGGAGACAAAACCAAGATAAAACCAAGACAGGGGAATGGTGAAGGGCACCAAACCGGAGATTTTATAGCCCAAGCCGCTCAGGTATTGGTAGTGACCGAAGGGAAAGCCGGTACTGGTTCCGAGCAGTTCGCTACCCAAGGATAAAAACACCGCTGGCACCATGAAGGCGAGCCACTGCCGCACTCCCAAAAGCCTTCCGGCGTAGATGGATACGGCGGCAGCGCCAAACAGGATATACGCGACACCCCCGTTAGCCATGCTTACCTGAAAGATTTGCTGTCCGAAGGGGGATAGACTCACGATCGTGTCCGCATTTGGGACCACCAACAGTAGCCCTGCCAATCCAAAGGCCATTGAGACAATGTGGGCGATCAGGAAACCCCGTTGGGCTGTTACAAGTTGCTTCATGGAAATAAAAAATCAATCTGACAATCAGAATCGGCTAGCGGCGGGGATGCCCGCCTGCTTCGCTTAATATTACTTTACATTAGGTAAAATCTGGTGATTTGTCATTTCGGATAGAAACCGGGTTTCTGGACCCCTGTACCCCTGAACCCCTGGACCCCTGGACCCCTGGACCAAAGAAACCGGGTTTCTAGCAAGATTTATCGCAACAAACGGGGAATTTAATTAAGAAACCCGGTTTCTGAACCCCACGAGAGGGCAAAAACGGGGGCACGGCGTTATTGATATTTGGGTTTTTAGCGATATATTTAAGATGCCGTGCCCCTACCGGCGTTAAATTGGGTTAAATTGGGTGAATTTGGGGTAATTTTGTAGTTAAATTATCATTTGTAGGGGCACGGCTCATTAATATTTCGGTGGGACGATAAATCTTGATAACGCCGTGCCCCCCATGACATAGCAAAAAACCAAAGAAACCGGGTTGCTGCGACAATTTCCGGTTAAAAACCCAAATTTAATGAAGAAACCCGGTTTCTGAACCTCTATGTTGACAAAACCGTGAGGATTTGTTCTGGAGTTAAAGGATTTAAGCCAGCGATACCGTGAAAATCGCTAATGTTGTAAGTAGCGAAATAGTCAACTGCTGCATCTAGAACCAAGGTCGCCAGTCTAACATCAAAAATTCTGGCTGAAACAAAACCACCTTCAGCGGCTAATTGCAAAACCTTATCAATACTTGACCGGGTGGGATAGACAATCTGAAACCCCCCAGCCAAGTACACGGCATTAATTAGATTTATCGCCGCCGTTGCGGTTAAAGCATTGCCTCTCATCGCTGTACGATTAGTAATAATTCGATAAAGCTCAATGACGTTTTGCTCGGCAATTAATCCTTGAAATTTGCCTTCTAACGCCATCGCCAGCAACCGGGCTGAGCTGTTGTGATCAACGGCTGCTTCATCGTGAGCATATACCAAAACATTAGGATCAAAAAAATACTTTAATCTCGTTCATAGATGCTTTCCCGGTGGAGATATTCATCTTTAATTTTTAGCGGAAAGGTCGGAAATGGGTATTTGGGCGCCGAAACAGTAGAAAAAGATACCTCCACCTCATCTCCATCCTTAACATCTGGCGGGAATGGTTCGGTGATGATAATTGTTTTGCCTTTGATGTAGCCTTTCATAAGATTTTTAGAGTTATTCTTTGATTATACAGCAATTTGGCAAATTTCGCTCATTTTGCATCCTGATGGCGGAAAATCATCGATTTTTGGGAAAGGGGTTTCTGCGGAGATTTTTCGTGATTAACCAAGATTTAATTAAGAAACCCGGTTTCTGAACCCAAAGAAGCTAAGAACCAGAAACCGGAAGCTGAGAAACAGCCACCCGGAACCCGTAGAGGTTGAGCCTGCTGACCCAATCGTCCCAGTCACGCTGCCCGGAGCGGCAATGCCTGGGGTTGCAGTCCCAGGAACCCCCACGCAGCACTTGGTAATTAGATTCTCCGCCAGTTTCCCAAGCACTTCCGTCAGTTGGTGCATCTTTGTAATTATCGTGCCAAACATCCTGACACCACTCCCAAACGTTCCCGTACATATCGTATAAACCCCATGCGTTGGGAGGAAAATCGCCTACTGGA contains:
- a CDS encoding DNA cytosine methyltransferase, whose protein sequence is MTQLSLFENPEVGTVIELFAGAGGLALGLEKAGLKATALVEIDRDAVATLRRNRPQWNVLHGDIRNISFAGMSAEVVTGGFPCQAFSYAGKSLGLEDTRGTLFYEFARCVAEVQPKMFLAENVRGLISHQKGETLQIILTVLESLGYQVQYRLLNAVNYDVPQKRERVIIVGTRPGMRFFYPQPSPKILTLRDALKDVPPSVGIKYSARKAAVLELVPPGGCWRDLPEDVQKSYMMKNYYLEGGKTGIARRISWDEPSLTLTTSPSQKQTERCHPEETRPFTVREYARIQTFPDEWELAGGVGSQYRQIGNAVPVNFAYHLGRAIGAALTANG
- a CDS encoding GTP-binding protein; the protein is MTKDKLPCDKRQEIHINRARSSIRQAMSWYSRLRRPAHQSGDVKQLAALMTQLERMGANLKKLEEPIIRIAAFGLVSRGKSAVVNALLGQKILPTGPIHGVTQWPRSVQWVPQLASGEKVNHLVVELIDTPGLDEVEGQARSQMAREVAAQADLILFVVAGDITRTEYEALVELRQAQKPIILAFNKIDLYPEQDRQAIYRQLQNLGGMGVQRLLSAQDIVMVAAEPAPVQVRVELPDGRVSYEWETPPPQIEELLLKILEIVTQEGLALIALNALTQVRDAEAKIANLTIQGRQTEAEKLIWQFARYKGLAVAVNPIAVLDLLGGVVTDLALIRALARLYGLPMTGYEAGKLWQQILFSGGGLLLSEILSGVMLGMGKSAAAVGGVTGDGAGFSAYAGAAITQATLAGYGTLRVGQAAQLYLENGCTWGSLGPDSVIRDILSQVDEDSACARLREDLQQQLQQLN
- a CDS encoding DUF697 domain-containing protein, whose amino-acid sequence is MAIKLRKPILIGGIGLSLSLWLLDSLGDSLAQVGEVGVVGAIAAGAGIWWLGKRTPSIPTATPQPPTDRETVVKAIAAAAITVSTLTTVAPDHPETEKLRGLLANLRPDMDREQLRITITGGKGVGKTALRQLLADVGGPINATWTETPALFTDFVGERPSTQPTNPLLPEGIVGERPSTQPTNLLLPEGIVESDLVIFVITGDLTKPEYEALQQLSAGSVKTLVVWNKYDQYSEAQKPVVWQQVRSWLEGTIDPQNLLVISAAPQKLKVRQHQTDGSIQESIEQPAPDISQLTERLSHILATEKQNLILGSTWRTARNLHQRSQTTLNAIRREIALPIIERYQWIAAGAAFANPVPALDLLATGAITGQLVLDLGSIYQQKLSLAQGQTVAATLAEQMVKLGLVELSTQTITAILKSNSITYIAGGVVQGISAAYLTRLAGLSLIECFQAGDAGAQISGGNLELLSQAIKQVFEQNRRLDFLQSFVPKALGRLIPIDN
- a CDS encoding asparaginase → MAKKTQSAAIEVQLLREGIIESKHTVQAVVCDNRGRLMCAAGNPETASFVRSSLKPFQALAVTSTGTLDRYELSDRDLAIICSSHKGNIEQARQVFNILWRADVDPSALQCPTPKGKQSGLQHGCSGKHAGMLAVSKQCNWPLNTYLQRTHPVQRLILGKVAELLRMPAEEFIGARDDCGAPTYLLQLAQMASLYARLASGDNVDMERIVRAMTYHPHLVAGEGEFDTELMRLTAGELVSKSGAEGIQCIGRVGEGLGLAIKVMDGAKRAKSAVAIHLLKQMGWIAPSIAETLSEKFITITEFNRLDVVGDMFMC
- a CDS encoding CGLD27 family protein, with protein sequence MRDASGCPVPTEQQPINEYLQLKESWFFSWATRNWWGYLRPMVVIWCLSWLVTGPIAAASFPLGKYPLQFALSGSGGACLFLALVVLKLYLGWEYVLDRLARPTVFYEESGWYDGCSWTKTPEILQRDQLIVTYQIQPIRRRLRLTLGGILLVLLAGGIGWYFL
- the rsfS gene encoding ribosome silencing factor; translated protein: MVEKSEKLNGHQAITRKQAGSGKGDVNDSRKLAETIALAADDRKGGDIVVIRVADVSYLADYFVIVTGFSKAQVRAIAQAIEAKVESEFHRLPLRQEGQNSGTWWVQDYGDAIVHILTPKEREYYNLEAFWSHAERISYANTPGPTLIARPSEGAPHS
- a CDS encoding tetratricopeptide repeat protein, which gives rise to MLRLLWQRVKRIVQLLWQHLRGWLHPEPNPSFEAPPLADSDVEYLFETLLSGVSNGWNQSQVLQWLRKQEYRITESQWLAWLDRYRLSYTPTPEMQQRLLRLGQLGCGQISQIAAELANIEPIRDRSEPFRREDGSSLAVTISPANTLPLNYPNSFVSLPEDALISGEEEQQYLDFLAELQGAIKQDPDNYQLWSALGELMGILERDEEALAAFDRAVAIEPTIASTWYNRGNALYNMSRYGEAVTSYTKALELQPDYPEAEINRRSAQTLAMP
- the rnhA gene encoding ribonuclease HI, giving the protein MSNYDKIIQIYTDGACSGNPGNGGWGVVVCYDDGTIEELGGTERETTNNRMEMQAAIAALEFFRTRAQTEPITLLTDSEYLEKGITQWIHGWKKKGWKTASGNPVLNQDLWQQLDALNSVKVKWQHVKAHAGNTYNERCDTIARAFSLGKMPKLQQNSARFAVSAANTVEYSQNSEIMAANSDMDINAHAPGDALDTLPRETRVNQLQNLIETLHIADEIATKGYLITSSELADLMDVNASAVTSRGDHWPWRNWIVSRVRREGNQILWQLERVDLISATESEEY